A single region of the Sorghum bicolor cultivar BTx623 chromosome 9, Sorghum_bicolor_NCBIv3, whole genome shotgun sequence genome encodes:
- the LOC8066775 gene encoding uncharacterized protein LOC8066775: MEAVDNSRHDQDHHAAAAFSVELEVELVGEGNNGAATTRTVPEQEDPEPRTEGRRRPAGRARRLARRLHPATVARACWRWLKHPAHLALVAWALCVAASGTMLVLLLLGSLNSAIPRRSIRNRWIEINNQVLNALFTLMSIYQHPALFHHAAHLLRWRPADAKELREAYCRKSAGAGARRGDRVHMSVVVALLHAACFSQYAMCGLYWGYSRRARPDDALTSLTVVGTVTPVVAGLYMYFSPLGRKRGGRSVRQDPDERSAASSDVEVAVGAEWAGGLLDVGDDPTVCWFSCLCTFCVFGWNMERLGFGNAHVHTAMFALLCFAPLWVLSAAALNIRDDDVGFAVGVTGVVLCALGLLYGGFWRARMRRKYGLPSTNACCAASPSLADYGQWMFCWSCALAQEVRTADILLDVEAGSVNRPDSDGRRVDAADAQALQPLPRESGVKSFHQGGSSNLAEPATIDTHSVQLSSYRTSRGDESPLLLHDQGSRASSGEMTPPVPPSIPEGERR; encoded by the coding sequence ATGGAAGCCGTCGATAATTCACGCCATGATCAAGATCACCACGCCGCTGCAGCGTTCAGTGTCGAGCTGGAGGTGGAGCTTGTCGGAGAGGGCAACAATGGCGCCGCCACCACCCGTACCGTCCCGGAGCAAGAAGATCCCGAGCCAAGAACCGAAGGCCGGCGGCGACCTGCTGGTCGCGCGCGGCGCCTCGCCCGGAGGCTCCACCCGGCGACCGTCGCGCGCGCGTGCTGGCGCTGGTTGAAGCACCCGGCGCACCTCGCCCTGGTCGCGTGGGCGCTCTGCGTGGCGGCGTCCGGCACCATGCTAGTGCTCCTCCTCCTGGGATCTCTCAACAGCGCCATCCCTCGGAGGTCAATTCGCAACCGGTGGATCGAGATCAACAACCAAGTGCTCAACGCGCTGTTCACGCTCATGAGCATCTACCAGCACCCCGCGCTGTTCCACCACGCGGCCCACCTGCTCCGGTGGCGCCCCGCGGACGCCAAGGAGCTCAGGGAGGCCTACTGCCGGAagagcgccggcgccggcgccagaCGCGGCGACCGGGTTCACATGTCCGTTGTGGTCGCGCTCCTGCACGCCGCATGCTTCTCGCAGTACGCCATGTGCGGGCTCTACTGGGGGTACTCGCGCAGGGCACGTCCGGATGACGCCCTGACCTCGCTCACCGTGGTCGGCACCGTGACGCCGGTGGTCGCCGGCCTGTACATGTACTTCAGCCCTCTAGGGAGGAAACGCGGCGGACGGAGCGTGCGCCAAGACCCCGACGAACGCTCAGCAGCGTCCTCCGACGTTGAGGTGGCGGTCGGGGCGGAGTGGGCCGGCGGTCTGCTCGACGTCGGCGACGACCCGACGGTGTGCTGGTTCTCGTGCCTCTGCACGTTCTGCGTGTTCGGGTGGAACATGGAGCGTCTGGGCTTTGGGAACGCGCACGTGCACACCGCCATGTTCGCGCTGCTCTGCTTCGCTCCGCTGTGGGTGCTCAGCGCCGCCGCGCTCAACATCCGGGACGACGAcgtcggcttcgcggtcggcgTGACGGGGGTGGTCCTCTGCGCGCTTGGCCTGCTCTACGGCGGGTTCTGGCGCGCGCGGATGCGGCGGAAGTACGGGCTCCCTTCCACCAACGCGTGCTGCGCCGCCTCGCCGTCGCTCGCGGACTACGGGCAGTGGATGTTCTGCTGGAGCTGCGCGCTAGCGCAGGAGGTGCGCACCGCCGACATCCTCCTCGACGTCGAGGCCGGAAGCGTTAACCGGCCAGACTCCGACGGCCGGCGAGTTGATGCTGCTGATGCGCAAGCTCTGCAGCCTTTGCCGAGGGAGAGTGGAGTCAAGTCGTTTCATCAGGGAGGCTCTTCCAATCTTGCAGAGCCGGCGACAATTGACACCCACTCTGTTCAGCTGTCGAGTTACAGGACGAGTCGAGGCGACGAGTCGCCATTGCTGCTGCACGATCAGGGGAGTAGGGCTTCTTCGGGAGAAATGACGCCTCCTGTGCCACCATCGATACCAGAAGGAGAACGTCGATGA